The following are from one region of the Equus przewalskii isolate Varuska chromosome 21, EquPr2, whole genome shotgun sequence genome:
- the KIF16B gene encoding kinesin-like protein KIF16B isoform X9 produces the protein MFRFNHPKEAAKLREKRKSGLLSSFSLSMTDLSKSCENLSAVMLYNPGLFPIKGPICLRLEFERQQREELEKLESKRKLIEEMEEKQKSDKAELERMQQEVETQRRETEIVQLQIRKQEESLKRRSVHIESKLKDLLAEKEKFEEERLREQQEIELQKKKQEEESFLRVKEELQRLQELNHNEKAEKTQIFQELDQLKKEKDEQYAKFELEKKRLEEQEKEQVMLVAHLEEQLREKQEMIGLLRRGEVQRVEEEKRALEGIREALLRVKEARAEGDDDGEELERAQLHFLEFKSRQLVKLANLEKDLVQQKDLLEKEVEEEKEILERLKSENEEEFGLLEKNDDSVTLGTQNLERIKPAEYRLQYKERQLQYLLQNRLPTLLEEKQRAFEILDRGPLGLDNTLYQVEKEMEEKEEQLARYQANASQLQKLQATFEFTANIARQEEKVRRKEKEILESREKQQREALERAVARLERRHSALQRRSTLGVEIEEQRQKLATLNSSSSEQSGLRASLEAEQEALERDQERLEHEIQQLKQKICEFDGVQKGHSETLEEKAASSRLPSSAEKSHLVPLMDARINAYIEEEVQRRLQDLHHVIGSDSNTSADLMKDNEKLHNGTIQRKLKYEKRYLALLPPRDGTDTSSREERSKVDQNNHQSHPRTQSISGVTTPSSASQERTHQQRDQPSIHEMLQNSDCPEHMGGFQVKHFSLPKISFINESNTSDAEHLQGKSENFGESMTHKDEHSLGIESSWTWLQHTSQEVSINSGSKQTRQSKLLCVVLSESVSSKESVSDSVPQSAPASKYCKVQQTENELAAETVTSPELLTDTKTERNSGLGYFYHKFSDLYKDTSSHLLQAGTRVISQARHVGSLCDPSGLTSHMTMFIRRMPILKHLPLDVPLKSYTVSLESHSFPQKAQVGSSDSKEARAIRPAESLVPYRAPGPPAAPSATEFPGSSPCSVFRLEYADTRGSPAFKQTLVQFPDDMLELQEGPVKDLLEHVACSPPELLGDMNEVRGIYWLAVANCAEPDPQPACLLLLPSTLCALVLSDDGPGSLGVFHALPLSGLQEIQIGFGGQSIRFLGSAESLLLTVFSYNKNLCQQICRDLLCVLMPTSEAVAYTKHPLLQEDLVQLSLDWKAEIPDLVLANGVRLSSKFKNTLVDMIYFLHGNMQVNIPSLAEVQLLLYTTVRVEGDSGQDCCQSLVLLNTHIALVREDRVFHPHTRSLSRPPPRAQFDVIKCRALSEFRCVVVPEKTLSAVELVFLQKPELPPESRNGPCEHSEEAQNDQLVPCPLCLQGSQNVAPEVWKLTLNSQDEALWLISHLTRL, from the exons TCTTTTCCCTATAAAAGGACCCATCTGTCTAAG ACTTGAATTTGAGAGGCAACAGCGTGAAGAacttgaaaaattagaaagtaaaag GAAACTCAtagaagaaatggaggaaaagcaaaaatcagaTAAGGCGGAACTGGAGCGGATGCAGCAGGAGGTGGAGACGCAGCGCAGGGAGACGGAGATTGTCCAGCTGCAGATCCGCAAGCAGGAGGAGAGCCTGAAACGCCGCAGCGTCCACATCGAGAGCAAGCTGAAGGATCTGCTCGCCGAGAAGGAAAAGTTTGAagaggagaggctgagggagCAGCAGGAAATCGAGCTgcagaagaagaaacaagaagaagagAGCTTTCTCCGTGTCAAAGAAGAACTCCAGCGGCTCCAGGAACTCAACCACAATGAGAAGGCCGAGAAGACTCAGATATTTCAAGAGCTGGACCagctcaaaaaggaaaaagatgaacagTATGCCAAGTTTGAGTTGGAAAAAAAGAGGCTGGAGGAGCAAGAGAAGGAGCAGGTCATGCTCGTGGCCCATCTGGAGGAGCAGCTGCGAGAGAAGCAAGAGATGATCGGGCTCCTCCGGCGAGGGGAAGTGCAgcgggtggaggaggagaagagagcccTGGAAGGCATCCGGGAGGCCCTTCTGCGGGTGAAGGAAGCACGGGCCGAAGGGGACGACGATGGCGAGGAGTTAGAAAGGGCtcagctgcatttcttagagtTCAAGAGCAGGCAGCTGGTCAAGCTAGCCAATTTGGAGAAGGACCTGGTTCAGCAGAAAGACCTCCTggaaaaagaagttgaagaagagaaggaaatcctagaacgtttaaaatctgaaaatgaagaagaatttgggttattggaaaaaaatgatgatagTGTCACCTTGGGGACTCAAAATTTAGAGAGAATAAAGCCAGCGGAGTACAGGCTGCAATATAAAGAACGCCAGCTCCAGTACCTCCTGCAGAATCGTTTGCCAACTCTGttagaagaaaagcagagagcgTTTGAGATCCTTGACAGAGGCCCTCTCGGCTTAGACAACACTCTCTATCAAGTggaaaaagagatggaggaaaaagaggaacagCTTGCGCGGTACCAAGCCAATGCGAGCCAGCTGCAGAAGCTCCAAGCCACTTTTGAATTCACTGCCAACATCGCACGTCAGGAAGAAaaagtgaggaggaaggagaaggagattcTCGAGTCCcgggagaagcagcagagagaggCGCTGGAGCGCGCTGTGGCCAGGCTGGAGCGCAGGCACTCAGCCCTGCAGAGGCGCTCCACCCTGGGCGTGGAGATCGAAGAGCAGAGGCAGAAGCTGGCCACTCtgaacagcagcagcagcgagcAGTCGGGGCTCCGGGCCAGCCTGGAAGCTGAGCAGGAAGCCCTGGAGAGGGACCAGGAGAG GTTAGAACATGAAATCCAGCAATTGAAGCAGAAGATCTGTGAGTTCGATGGTGTTCAAAAAGGGCATTCTGAGACCTTGGAGGAGAAAGCTGCTTCTTCCCGCTTGCCATCCAGTGCTGAAAAATCTCACCTGGTCCCTCTGATGGACGCCAG GATCAATGCTTACATTGAAGAAGAAGTCCAAAGACGTCTTCAGGATTTGCATCATGTGATTGGCAGTGACAGCAATACCTCTGCAGATCTGATGAAG gatAATGAGAAACTTCACAATGGCACCATTCAACGTAAGCTAAAATATGAG AAAAGGTATCTTGCCCTGCTGCCGCCCAGAGATGGTACTGACACTtccagcagagaggagaggagtaaGGTGGATCAGAACAACCACCAGAGTCATCCAAGGACACAGAGCATCTCAGGCGTGACAACTCCCTCCTCAGCATCACAAGAGAGAACCCACCAGCAAAGGGATCAGCCTTCAATACACGAGATGCTGCAGAACAGTGATTGTCCTGAGCACATGGGCGGTTTTCAAGTAAAACATTTCAGTCTacctaaaatttcttttattaacgAAAGCAACACCAGCGATGCTGAACATTTGCAGGGTAAGTCAGAAAACTTCGGTGAGTCGATGACTCATAAAGATGAACACAGCTTGGGAATCGAGTCCAGCTGGACTTGGCTGCAACATACGTCCCAGGAAGTGTCTATAAATAGTGGAAGCAAGCAGACCAGGCAAAGCAAGTTACTGTGCGTTGTTCTTTCTGAAAGTGTTTCTAGCAAGGAGAGCGTTTCCGACAGTGTTCCTCAGAGCGCACCAGCCTCAAAGTATTGTAAGGTGCAGCAAACTGAGAATGAGTTAGCTGCTGAAACCGTTACTTCTCCAGAGTTGCTGACTGATaccaagacagaaagaaacagtgGATTGGGATATTTTTACCACAAGTTCTCAGACCTTTATAAAGATACCAGCAGTCACCTGCTACAGGCTGGCACAAGGGTGATCAGCCAAGCCAGGCATGTGGGGAGCCTGTGTGACCCCAGTGGGCTCACCTCCCACATGACAATGTTCATCAGAAGAATGCCAATTCTGAAACACTTACCCCTGGATGTGCCCTTGAAGTCATACACGGTGTCATTAGAATCTCATTCTTTTCCCCAGAAAGCTCAGGTTGGCAGCAGTGACAGCAAAGAGGCCAGGGCCATTAGGCCAGCAGAGAGCCTCGTGCCATACAGAGCACCgggccctcctgctgccccctcaGCCACAGAGTTCCCAGGGTCCTCGCCCTGCTCAGTTTTCCGCCTGGAATATGCAGATACTAGAGGGAGCCCTGCATTCAAGCAGACGCTTGTGCAGTTCCCAGACGACATGCTGGAACTCCAAGAGGGCCCTGTAAAAGACCTTCTTGAGCACGTGGCTTGTTCTCCACCAGAACTTCTGGGTGACATGAATGAAGTCAGAGGCATTTACTGGCTTGCTGTTGCGAACTGCGCAGAGCCGGACCCCCAGCCGGCGTGTCTGCTCCTGCTTCCTTCAACTTTATGTGCTTTGGTTCTGTCAGATGACGGTCCAGGCTCTCTGGGCGTTTTTCacgctctccctctctctggactACAGGAGATACAAATCGGCTTTGGTGGACAGAGCATTCGATTCCTGGGCTCTGCAGAGAGTCTCCTGCTCACTGTATTTAGTTACAACAAAAACCTCTGTCAGCAGATATGCCGTGACCTCCTGTGTGTGCTGATGCCCACATCTGAGGCTGTTGCCTACACTAAGCATCCTTTGCTCCAGGAAGATCTGGTCCAGCTTTCTCTTGATTGGAAAGCTGAAATCCCTGATTTAGTTTTGGCAAACGGAGTCCGGTTGTCATCCAAATTCAAGAATACCTTGGTTGACATGATTTACTTTCTTCATGGGAACATGCAAGTCAACATCCCCTCTCTGGCAGAAGTTCAGTTATTGCTCTACACGACGGTCAGAGTCGAGGGCGACTCCGGCCAAGACTGCTGCCAGTCACTAGTCCTTCTGAACACCCACATTGCACTTGTGAGGGAAGATCGAGTGTTTCATCCTCACACTCGGTCTCTAAGCAGACCTCCTCCACGCGCACAGTTTGACGTGATCAAATGCCGTGCTTTAAGCGAATTCAGGTGCGTTGTTGTTCCAGAGAAAACATTATCAGCAGTTGAACTTGTCTTTTTACAAAAACCTGAACTTCCACCAGAGTCAAGAAACGGTCCATGTGAGCACTCTGAAGAAGCCCAGAATGACCAGTTGGTCCCCTGCCCGTTGTGTCTCCAGGGCAGTCAGAATGTGGCCCCCGAGGTCTGGAAACTGACCCTCAACTCTCAGGATGAGGCTCTGTGGCTGATCTCACATTTGACAAGGCTCTAG
- the KIF16B gene encoding kinesin-like protein KIF16B isoform X13: protein MTDLSKSCENLSAVMLYNPGLFPIKGPICLRLEFERQQREELEKLESKRKLIEEMEEKQKSDKAELERMQQEVETQRRETEIVQLQIRKQEESLKRRSVHIESKLKDLLAEKEKFEEERLREQQEIELQKKKQEEESFLRVKEELQRLQELNHNEKAEKTQIFQELDQLKKEKDEQYAKFELEKKRLEEQEKEQVMLVAHLEEQLREKQEMIGLLRRGEVQRVEEEKRALEGIREALLRVKEARAEGDDDGEELERAQLHFLEFKSRQLVKLANLEKDLVQQKDLLEKEVEEEKEILERLKSENEEEFGLLEKNDDSVTLGTQNLERIKPAEYRLQYKERQLQYLLQNRLPTLLEEKQRAFEILDRGPLGLDNTLYQVEKEMEEKEEQLARYQANASQLQKLQATFEFTANIARQEEKVRRKEKEILESREKQQREALERAVARLERRHSALQRRSTLGVEIEEQRQKLATLNSSSSEQSGLRASLEAEQEALERDQERLEHEIQQLKQKICEFDGVQKGHSETLEEKAASSRLPSSAEKSHLVPLMDARINAYIEEEVQRRLQDLHHVIGSDSNTSADLMKDNEKLHNGTIQRKLKYEKRYLALLPPRDGTDTSSREERSKVDQNNHQSHPRTQSISGVTTPSSASQERTHQQRDQPSIHEMLQNSDCPEHMGGFQVKHFSLPKISFINESNTSDAEHLQGKSENFGESMTHKDEHSLGIESSWTWLQHTSQEVSINSGSKQTRQSKLLCVVLSESVSSKESVSDSVPQSAPASKYCKVQQTENELAAETVTSPELLTDTKTERNSGLGYFYHKFSDLYKDTSSHLLQAGTRVISQARHVGSLCDPSGLTSHMTMFIRRMPILKHLPLDVPLKSYTVSLESHSFPQKAQVGSSDSKEARAIRPAESLVPYRAPGPPAAPSATEFPGSSPCSVFRLEYADTRGSPAFKQTLVQFPDDMLELQEGPVKDLLEHVACSPPELLGDMNEVRGIYWLAVANCAEPDPQPACLLLLPSTLCALVLSDDGPGSLGVFHALPLSGLQEIQIGFGGQSIRFLGSAESLLLTVFSYNKNLCQQICRDLLCVLMPTSEAVAYTKHPLLQEDLVQLSLDWKAEIPDLVLANGVRLSSKFKNTLVDMIYFLHGNMQVNIPSLAEVQLLLYTTVRVEGDSGQDCCQSLVLLNTHIALVREDRVFHPHTRSLSRPPPRAQFDVIKCRALSEFRCVVVPEKTLSAVELVFLQKPELPPESRNGPCEHSEEAQNDQLVPCPLCLQGSQNVAPEVWKLTLNSQDEALWLISHLTRL from the exons TCTTTTCCCTATAAAAGGACCCATCTGTCTAAG ACTTGAATTTGAGAGGCAACAGCGTGAAGAacttgaaaaattagaaagtaaaag GAAACTCAtagaagaaatggaggaaaagcaaaaatcagaTAAGGCGGAACTGGAGCGGATGCAGCAGGAGGTGGAGACGCAGCGCAGGGAGACGGAGATTGTCCAGCTGCAGATCCGCAAGCAGGAGGAGAGCCTGAAACGCCGCAGCGTCCACATCGAGAGCAAGCTGAAGGATCTGCTCGCCGAGAAGGAAAAGTTTGAagaggagaggctgagggagCAGCAGGAAATCGAGCTgcagaagaagaaacaagaagaagagAGCTTTCTCCGTGTCAAAGAAGAACTCCAGCGGCTCCAGGAACTCAACCACAATGAGAAGGCCGAGAAGACTCAGATATTTCAAGAGCTGGACCagctcaaaaaggaaaaagatgaacagTATGCCAAGTTTGAGTTGGAAAAAAAGAGGCTGGAGGAGCAAGAGAAGGAGCAGGTCATGCTCGTGGCCCATCTGGAGGAGCAGCTGCGAGAGAAGCAAGAGATGATCGGGCTCCTCCGGCGAGGGGAAGTGCAgcgggtggaggaggagaagagagcccTGGAAGGCATCCGGGAGGCCCTTCTGCGGGTGAAGGAAGCACGGGCCGAAGGGGACGACGATGGCGAGGAGTTAGAAAGGGCtcagctgcatttcttagagtTCAAGAGCAGGCAGCTGGTCAAGCTAGCCAATTTGGAGAAGGACCTGGTTCAGCAGAAAGACCTCCTggaaaaagaagttgaagaagagaaggaaatcctagaacgtttaaaatctgaaaatgaagaagaatttgggttattggaaaaaaatgatgatagTGTCACCTTGGGGACTCAAAATTTAGAGAGAATAAAGCCAGCGGAGTACAGGCTGCAATATAAAGAACGCCAGCTCCAGTACCTCCTGCAGAATCGTTTGCCAACTCTGttagaagaaaagcagagagcgTTTGAGATCCTTGACAGAGGCCCTCTCGGCTTAGACAACACTCTCTATCAAGTggaaaaagagatggaggaaaaagaggaacagCTTGCGCGGTACCAAGCCAATGCGAGCCAGCTGCAGAAGCTCCAAGCCACTTTTGAATTCACTGCCAACATCGCACGTCAGGAAGAAaaagtgaggaggaaggagaaggagattcTCGAGTCCcgggagaagcagcagagagaggCGCTGGAGCGCGCTGTGGCCAGGCTGGAGCGCAGGCACTCAGCCCTGCAGAGGCGCTCCACCCTGGGCGTGGAGATCGAAGAGCAGAGGCAGAAGCTGGCCACTCtgaacagcagcagcagcgagcAGTCGGGGCTCCGGGCCAGCCTGGAAGCTGAGCAGGAAGCCCTGGAGAGGGACCAGGAGAG GTTAGAACATGAAATCCAGCAATTGAAGCAGAAGATCTGTGAGTTCGATGGTGTTCAAAAAGGGCATTCTGAGACCTTGGAGGAGAAAGCTGCTTCTTCCCGCTTGCCATCCAGTGCTGAAAAATCTCACCTGGTCCCTCTGATGGACGCCAG GATCAATGCTTACATTGAAGAAGAAGTCCAAAGACGTCTTCAGGATTTGCATCATGTGATTGGCAGTGACAGCAATACCTCTGCAGATCTGATGAAG gatAATGAGAAACTTCACAATGGCACCATTCAACGTAAGCTAAAATATGAG AAAAGGTATCTTGCCCTGCTGCCGCCCAGAGATGGTACTGACACTtccagcagagaggagaggagtaaGGTGGATCAGAACAACCACCAGAGTCATCCAAGGACACAGAGCATCTCAGGCGTGACAACTCCCTCCTCAGCATCACAAGAGAGAACCCACCAGCAAAGGGATCAGCCTTCAATACACGAGATGCTGCAGAACAGTGATTGTCCTGAGCACATGGGCGGTTTTCAAGTAAAACATTTCAGTCTacctaaaatttcttttattaacgAAAGCAACACCAGCGATGCTGAACATTTGCAGGGTAAGTCAGAAAACTTCGGTGAGTCGATGACTCATAAAGATGAACACAGCTTGGGAATCGAGTCCAGCTGGACTTGGCTGCAACATACGTCCCAGGAAGTGTCTATAAATAGTGGAAGCAAGCAGACCAGGCAAAGCAAGTTACTGTGCGTTGTTCTTTCTGAAAGTGTTTCTAGCAAGGAGAGCGTTTCCGACAGTGTTCCTCAGAGCGCACCAGCCTCAAAGTATTGTAAGGTGCAGCAAACTGAGAATGAGTTAGCTGCTGAAACCGTTACTTCTCCAGAGTTGCTGACTGATaccaagacagaaagaaacagtgGATTGGGATATTTTTACCACAAGTTCTCAGACCTTTATAAAGATACCAGCAGTCACCTGCTACAGGCTGGCACAAGGGTGATCAGCCAAGCCAGGCATGTGGGGAGCCTGTGTGACCCCAGTGGGCTCACCTCCCACATGACAATGTTCATCAGAAGAATGCCAATTCTGAAACACTTACCCCTGGATGTGCCCTTGAAGTCATACACGGTGTCATTAGAATCTCATTCTTTTCCCCAGAAAGCTCAGGTTGGCAGCAGTGACAGCAAAGAGGCCAGGGCCATTAGGCCAGCAGAGAGCCTCGTGCCATACAGAGCACCgggccctcctgctgccccctcaGCCACAGAGTTCCCAGGGTCCTCGCCCTGCTCAGTTTTCCGCCTGGAATATGCAGATACTAGAGGGAGCCCTGCATTCAAGCAGACGCTTGTGCAGTTCCCAGACGACATGCTGGAACTCCAAGAGGGCCCTGTAAAAGACCTTCTTGAGCACGTGGCTTGTTCTCCACCAGAACTTCTGGGTGACATGAATGAAGTCAGAGGCATTTACTGGCTTGCTGTTGCGAACTGCGCAGAGCCGGACCCCCAGCCGGCGTGTCTGCTCCTGCTTCCTTCAACTTTATGTGCTTTGGTTCTGTCAGATGACGGTCCAGGCTCTCTGGGCGTTTTTCacgctctccctctctctggactACAGGAGATACAAATCGGCTTTGGTGGACAGAGCATTCGATTCCTGGGCTCTGCAGAGAGTCTCCTGCTCACTGTATTTAGTTACAACAAAAACCTCTGTCAGCAGATATGCCGTGACCTCCTGTGTGTGCTGATGCCCACATCTGAGGCTGTTGCCTACACTAAGCATCCTTTGCTCCAGGAAGATCTGGTCCAGCTTTCTCTTGATTGGAAAGCTGAAATCCCTGATTTAGTTTTGGCAAACGGAGTCCGGTTGTCATCCAAATTCAAGAATACCTTGGTTGACATGATTTACTTTCTTCATGGGAACATGCAAGTCAACATCCCCTCTCTGGCAGAAGTTCAGTTATTGCTCTACACGACGGTCAGAGTCGAGGGCGACTCCGGCCAAGACTGCTGCCAGTCACTAGTCCTTCTGAACACCCACATTGCACTTGTGAGGGAAGATCGAGTGTTTCATCCTCACACTCGGTCTCTAAGCAGACCTCCTCCACGCGCACAGTTTGACGTGATCAAATGCCGTGCTTTAAGCGAATTCAGGTGCGTTGTTGTTCCAGAGAAAACATTATCAGCAGTTGAACTTGTCTTTTTACAAAAACCTGAACTTCCACCAGAGTCAAGAAACGGTCCATGTGAGCACTCTGAAGAAGCCCAGAATGACCAGTTGGTCCCCTGCCCGTTGTGTCTCCAGGGCAGTCAGAATGTGGCCCCCGAGGTCTGGAAACTGACCCTCAACTCTCAGGATGAGGCTCTGTGGCTGATCTCACATTTGACAAGGCTCTAG